The Parvibaculaceae bacterium PLY_AMNH_Bact1 genome window below encodes:
- a CDS encoding nitrate reductase (Derived by automated computational analysis using gene prediction method: Protein Homology.) yields the protein MTAGVSVKTTCPYCGVGCGVIARQNDDGGVEVSGDPDHPANFGKLCSKGSALGDTFSLEDRLLTPTVRGQASDWDSALDRVAQGFSQAVRDHGPDSVAFYVSGQLLTEDYYVANKLMKGFIGSGNIDTNSRLCMASSVAGHKRAFGSDTVPGAYEDLDEADLVVLVGSNFAWCHPVLFQRLVAAKQDRGSRIVVIDPRQTATTEMADMHLPLHPGSDVALFNGLLGYLADKEALDASYISMRTEGFDVALDSAKAMNLAAVAEATHLDPIRLTQFYQAFCETEKVVTVYSQGVNQSSVGTDKVNAIINCHLATGRIGREGMGPFSITGQPNAMGGREVGGLANQLAAHMSFEDQNHRDMVGRFWDAPNLAKKPGLKAVDLFDRVASGDIKALWIMATNPAASMPDADRVLAAIEACPFVVVSDVTDTTKTAALAHVLLPAMGWGEKDGTVTNSERRISRQRSFVEGAGSSQPDWWIISEVAQRMGFYGFSYENPAEIFREHAALSAFENDGNRDFDLSGLLELSDEGYEALKPIQWPVREGAEKGTKRLFEKGGFYTKSRKANFVAVSQKPPATETCATYPLILNSGRIRDQWHTMTRTGQSARLSSHIAEPFVEMHSDDARSAGIWTGDVVRIESARGSILARASVTHRQSKGAVFVPIHWTAPYSTCAEVDALVASNTDPVSGQPELKFTPVRAERAPMTWHAFLVSVHKPDLDAFPYWALARTKSGWRAEIAGDRPIASFSEEAGNLFGMGVPGTEPFSYDDGKGGGSYMQCTSGKLSHAVFWSGKPVEVARAWLVDQLGREQDPGSRCTLLAGRAGADQPDVGAIVCSCFDVGANQITQAMREGAHTIDAVGAALNAGTNCGSCRSEIGRLLVAADMREAV from the coding sequence ATGACAGCTGGCGTCAGCGTGAAGACAACGTGTCCCTATTGCGGTGTGGGATGTGGTGTTATTGCTCGACAAAATGACGATGGCGGGGTGGAGGTTTCTGGTGACCCGGATCACCCTGCGAACTTCGGAAAGCTCTGTTCCAAAGGCTCAGCATTGGGGGACACGTTTTCTCTCGAGGACCGGCTGTTAACGCCGACGGTTCGGGGTCAAGCATCCGACTGGGACAGTGCATTGGATAGGGTGGCTCAAGGCTTTTCGCAGGCCGTTCGCGATCATGGCCCCGACTCTGTTGCTTTCTACGTGTCCGGCCAGTTGCTCACCGAGGATTATTATGTCGCCAATAAGCTAATGAAGGGCTTCATCGGCTCTGGGAACATCGACACGAACTCCAGACTCTGCATGGCATCTTCAGTTGCTGGCCACAAACGCGCCTTCGGCAGTGACACGGTACCGGGTGCCTATGAAGATCTGGACGAAGCGGATCTTGTCGTGCTGGTCGGGTCCAACTTCGCCTGGTGTCATCCGGTTCTGTTTCAGCGGCTGGTAGCGGCGAAACAGGATCGTGGAAGCCGTATTGTCGTCATTGACCCAAGGCAAACAGCGACGACCGAGATGGCGGACATGCATTTGCCGTTGCACCCGGGATCAGATGTTGCACTGTTCAATGGTCTCCTTGGCTACCTTGCAGACAAGGAGGCGCTCGACGCGTCCTATATCTCAATGCGCACAGAAGGCTTTGATGTCGCTCTGGACAGTGCAAAGGCAATGAACCTTGCGGCGGTTGCTGAAGCGACGCATCTCGATCCGATCCGTCTTACTCAGTTTTATCAGGCGTTTTGCGAGACTGAGAAGGTGGTGACGGTCTATTCCCAAGGCGTCAATCAATCGAGCGTGGGAACAGACAAAGTCAACGCGATTATCAATTGCCACCTCGCTACCGGGCGGATTGGTCGTGAAGGGATGGGCCCCTTTTCCATAACCGGCCAGCCGAATGCCATGGGTGGGCGGGAAGTGGGCGGCCTGGCGAACCAACTTGCCGCTCATATGAGTTTTGAAGATCAGAACCATCGAGACATGGTGGGGCGGTTTTGGGACGCACCGAATTTGGCGAAGAAGCCAGGTCTGAAAGCGGTTGATCTTTTTGACCGCGTGGCGAGCGGGGACATCAAGGCTCTCTGGATAATGGCAACCAACCCTGCCGCGAGCATGCCTGATGCCGACCGGGTGTTGGCCGCAATAGAAGCCTGTCCCTTTGTTGTGGTTTCAGATGTAACCGACACAACAAAAACGGCGGCCCTGGCGCATGTCCTTCTTCCAGCGATGGGCTGGGGTGAGAAGGATGGGACGGTGACAAACTCGGAACGGCGGATCTCAAGGCAGCGGTCCTTTGTGGAAGGGGCCGGATCTTCTCAACCAGATTGGTGGATCATCTCCGAAGTGGCGCAACGGATGGGATTCTACGGGTTTTCGTATGAGAACCCCGCGGAGATATTCCGCGAACATGCCGCTTTGTCCGCATTTGAGAATGATGGAAACCGGGACTTTGATCTGTCTGGTCTCTTGGAACTGAGTGACGAGGGTTATGAGGCCTTGAAGCCCATTCAATGGCCTGTTCGTGAAGGCGCGGAAAAGGGGACAAAACGCCTTTTTGAAAAAGGGGGCTTCTATACAAAATCGAGGAAAGCAAACTTTGTTGCCGTGTCGCAAAAGCCTCCCGCAACTGAGACGTGTGCGACATATCCATTGATCCTTAACTCGGGGCGCATACGGGATCAGTGGCACACTATGACCCGAACCGGGCAGTCCGCTCGCCTGTCGTCGCATATTGCGGAGCCATTCGTTGAGATGCACTCCGACGATGCAAGGTCAGCCGGAATATGGACCGGCGATGTGGTTCGCATAGAGAGCGCACGAGGGTCTATTCTCGCAAGAGCATCTGTGACACACCGTCAGTCCAAAGGCGCTGTCTTTGTGCCCATTCATTGGACGGCGCCCTATTCAACTTGCGCAGAAGTCGACGCCTTGGTCGCCTCCAACACAGATCCTGTGTCTGGCCAGCCTGAGCTCAAATTCACGCCGGTACGCGCTGAGCGAGCGCCGATGACATGGCATGCCTTTCTTGTCTCCGTTCATAAACCAGATCTTGACGCTTTTCCTTATTGGGCCCTGGCGCGCACCAAAAGCGGTTGGCGCGCGGAGATCGCAGGTGACCGTCCGATTGCTTCATTCTCTGAAGAGGCCGGAAACCTTTTTGGCATGGGTGTGCCGGGTACCGAACCATTCTCATACGACGATGGGAAGGGCGGCGGCAGTTACATGCAGTGCACTTCCGGTAAGCTCTCGCACGCCGTCTTTTGGTCTGGCAAGCCGGTCGAGGTGGCGCGCGCCTGGCTGGTTGATCAGTTGGGCCGAGAGCAGGACCCTGGATCGCGTTGTACGCTGCTTGCGGGTCGCGCAGGCGCTGACCAACCAGATGTTGGCGCTATTGTCTGTTCCTGTTTTGACGTCGGCGCAAACCAAATTACGCAGGCTATGCGGGAGGGGGCGCACACGATTGATGCTGTGGGTGCCGCACTTAATGCGGGAACCAATTGTGGGTCCTGCCGCTCAGAGATTGGGCGCCTTCTTGTAGCGGCTGACATGCGAGAGGCGGTTTAG
- a CDS encoding ABC transporter ATP-binding protein (Derived by automated computational analysis using gene prediction method: Protein Homology.) gives MSFLELTNVSKHYGDGEKRTDVLTDINLSVKEGEFVAIVGFSGSGKTTLISSIAGLIKPDGGDITLRGDALRSPGPDRGVVFQSYSLMPWLSVYGNIRLGIDAVFSSESEEERDARATKYISMVGLAHASDRKPAELSGGMRQRVAVARALAMDPDVLLLDEPLSALDALTRANLQDEIEAIWEADRKTVILITNDVDEAILLADRIIPLTPGPSATLGPSFDVNLPRPRDRTAVNSNPMFKALRAEVTGYLLDASKMEREARKSAERAAPDLKPTARIEKTPPRAYLDAARTKTENRFVELFELKKIYPTPKGPLTVLEDFNLKMDKGQFVSLIGHSGCGKSTVLSMVAGLNEISGGGVVLDNHEISGAGPDRAVVFQAPSLMPWLTARENVAMGVDRVYPKASAAERREVVEYYLERVGLGDSMHKQAAELSNGMKQRVGIARAFALSPKLLLLDEPFGMLDSLTRWELQEVLMDVWKRTQVTAICVTHDVDEAILLGDRIVMMTNGPNATIGKIVDIDLPRPRTRAALLEHPDYYRYREEVLSFLEEYEHGAKPVTKPDTKPAAEAAIA, from the coding sequence ATGAGTTTCCTAGAACTAACAAATGTGTCCAAACATTACGGGGACGGCGAAAAGCGTACCGATGTCCTGACAGATATAAATCTGTCGGTCAAAGAAGGTGAATTCGTCGCAATTGTCGGATTTTCTGGGAGTGGCAAGACGACGCTGATCTCATCCATAGCAGGATTAATTAAACCCGATGGGGGCGACATTACGTTGCGCGGTGACGCCTTGCGCTCGCCGGGGCCAGATCGTGGCGTTGTTTTTCAATCCTATTCATTGATGCCGTGGCTCAGTGTCTATGGGAACATTCGCTTGGGTATCGACGCGGTCTTTTCATCGGAAAGCGAAGAAGAGAGAGACGCTCGGGCGACCAAATACATTTCTATGGTTGGCCTCGCCCATGCGAGCGACCGGAAACCCGCGGAGCTTTCTGGTGGGATGCGCCAAAGGGTTGCTGTTGCCCGCGCTTTGGCGATGGATCCGGACGTCCTCTTGCTCGATGAACCGTTGTCAGCGCTCGATGCGCTGACCCGTGCAAACCTGCAGGATGAGATTGAAGCGATCTGGGAAGCAGACCGCAAGACAGTGATCTTGATCACGAACGATGTTGATGAAGCAATTCTTCTCGCGGATCGGATCATCCCCCTGACCCCAGGTCCCTCCGCGACATTGGGCCCCTCTTTTGATGTCAATCTGCCCCGTCCGAGAGACCGAACGGCGGTGAATAGCAATCCGATGTTTAAGGCACTGCGAGCGGAGGTGACAGGCTACCTGTTGGACGCAAGCAAAATGGAAAGGGAAGCCAGAAAGTCAGCTGAACGGGCGGCTCCCGACCTCAAGCCAACCGCGCGTATCGAAAAGACGCCGCCGCGGGCCTATTTGGACGCCGCTCGAACCAAAACAGAAAACCGGTTCGTTGAACTCTTTGAGTTGAAGAAAATCTATCCCACGCCAAAGGGTCCACTGACGGTGTTGGAAGATTTCAATCTGAAAATGGATAAGGGGCAGTTTGTTTCACTCATCGGACATTCAGGCTGCGGCAAGTCCACAGTCCTGTCGATGGTCGCCGGTCTCAACGAGATTTCCGGTGGCGGGGTTGTTTTAGACAATCATGAGATTTCTGGTGCGGGCCCCGACAGGGCGGTGGTCTTCCAGGCTCCATCCCTCATGCCTTGGCTGACCGCTCGGGAGAATGTGGCAATGGGTGTAGATCGGGTTTACCCAAAAGCCTCTGCCGCTGAACGCCGTGAAGTCGTGGAGTATTATCTGGAGCGGGTGGGGCTTGGCGACTCCATGCACAAGCAAGCTGCGGAATTGTCGAATGGCATGAAACAGCGTGTTGGCATCGCGCGGGCGTTTGCCCTCTCTCCAAAGCTGCTTTTGTTGGACGAGCCTTTCGGCATGCTCGACAGCCTGACGCGCTGGGAGCTGCAGGAAGTCCTCATGGATGTTTGGAAACGGACGCAGGTCACGGCGATCTGCGTGACCCATGATGTTGACGAAGCGATCCTGTTAGGTGACCGCATTGTCATGATGACCAACGGTCCGAACGCCACCATTGGCAAAATCGTGGACATTGATCTGCCGCGCCCTCGAACACGAGCCGCGCTGTTGGAGCACCCAGACTACTACCGGTACCGTGAAGAAGTTCTGTCCTTCCTTGAAGAATATGAACATGGCGCCAAGCCGGTCACAAAACCAGACACCAAACCAGCCGCCGAAGCGGCCATCGCATAA
- the nirB gene encoding nitrite reductase large subunit NirB (Derived by automated computational analysis using gene prediction method: Protein Homology. GO_function: GO:0008942 - nitrite reductase [NAD(P)H] activity [Evidence IEA]; GO_function: GO:0016491 - oxidoreductase activity [Evidence IEA]; GO_function: GO:0050660 - flavin adenine dinucleotide binding [Evidence IEA]; GO_function: GO:0050661 - NADP binding [Evidence IEA]; GO_process: GO:0042128 - nitrate assimilation [Evidence IEA]), producing MSPDATELPQRQRLVVVGNGMAPGRMLEELFKLAPSTYDVIIFNAEPRVNYDRIMLSPVLSGEKSFDEIVIHGDGWYIDRNIVLYKGHKIVEIDREKKTVRSDQGVVENYDKLVIATGSTPFVIPVSGKDLAGVLTYRDLDDVEAMILTSKAGGNAVIIGGGLLGLEAAAGLLAQGMKVTVVHLMPTLMERQLDAAAGRLLQRELEARGIAVVTGANTTEIAGNGRVSGVHLADGTVLPADLVVMAAGIRPSSKLAEDADLTVNRGVVVNGRMETSDPDILSLGECAEVDGATYGLVAPLYEMAKVAAATLTGGDATFADSATATKLKVTGINLFSAGDFTEGAGREEIVLRDAQAGVYRRLVVEGNKLIGAVLYGDVTDGAWFFDLIKSGTDVSEMRDTLIFGQAFAGSAPLDPMVAVAALPDDAEICGCNGVCKGTILAEIGEQKLSDVEDVRAHTKASASCGSCTGLVEQLLTLSLGDAFNPTAIPSMCGCTDLGHGDVRRLIVAKELKTLEDVMQELEWKTSCGCAKCRPALNYYLLATWPGEYVDDAQSRFVNERVHANIQKDGTYSVVPRMWGGITSADELRAIADVADKFSVPTVKVTGGQRIDLLGIKKEDLPEVWSDLNQAGLVSGHAYGKALRTVKTCVGTDWCRFGTQDSTGFGIRIERFMWGSWTPAKVKMAVSGCPRNCSEATCKDVGVICVDSGYEIHFAGAAGLDIKGTEVLGHAATEDDALEMIVAVVQLYREQGYYLERIYKWARRVGVETIRKVIVEDADQRAALFDRFVFSQKFSQTDPWAERAQGAEAHAFRPMADLTLEAAE from the coding sequence ATGTCACCTGATGCAACAGAGCTTCCTCAGCGACAGCGGCTCGTCGTCGTTGGCAATGGCATGGCGCCCGGGCGCATGCTTGAGGAGTTGTTCAAGCTCGCACCGAGCACATACGACGTGATCATCTTTAACGCAGAGCCGCGCGTGAACTATGATCGGATCATGCTTTCTCCAGTTCTTTCTGGAGAGAAGAGTTTTGATGAAATTGTGATCCACGGTGACGGTTGGTACATCGACCGGAACATTGTTCTCTACAAGGGGCACAAAATTGTCGAGATTGATCGCGAAAAGAAGACGGTTCGCTCCGACCAAGGTGTCGTAGAGAATTACGACAAGCTCGTTATTGCTACGGGGTCAACACCTTTCGTTATTCCAGTTTCAGGAAAAGACCTTGCGGGAGTACTTACTTACCGTGACCTAGATGATGTGGAGGCGATGATCCTAACATCAAAAGCAGGAGGCAATGCCGTCATCATAGGTGGCGGGCTTTTGGGGTTGGAAGCTGCGGCAGGTTTGCTTGCGCAGGGCATGAAAGTGACAGTTGTGCACCTAATGCCAACCTTGATGGAACGTCAGCTGGATGCCGCCGCAGGCCGCTTGCTGCAACGTGAACTCGAAGCGCGAGGCATCGCCGTTGTCACAGGGGCGAATACAACGGAAATTGCAGGGAACGGTCGGGTATCTGGAGTGCATCTTGCGGACGGCACGGTTCTTCCAGCTGACCTCGTGGTCATGGCCGCGGGTATTCGCCCAAGTTCGAAGCTTGCCGAAGATGCAGATTTGACGGTCAACCGGGGTGTTGTTGTCAACGGCCGGATGGAGACTAGCGATCCAGACATTCTGTCGCTTGGTGAGTGTGCCGAAGTGGATGGGGCGACCTATGGCCTAGTAGCGCCCCTTTATGAGATGGCAAAAGTGGCAGCGGCAACCCTCACCGGTGGAGATGCGACATTTGCCGATAGTGCCACGGCAACAAAGTTGAAAGTCACCGGGATCAACCTTTTTTCTGCAGGTGACTTTACAGAAGGGGCAGGCCGGGAAGAAATTGTTCTTCGAGATGCTCAGGCGGGTGTCTATCGACGACTGGTGGTCGAGGGCAATAAGTTGATCGGTGCCGTTCTTTATGGGGATGTGACCGACGGCGCCTGGTTCTTTGATCTGATTAAAAGTGGGACAGATGTCAGCGAGATGAGAGATACGCTGATATTCGGTCAGGCCTTTGCTGGGAGTGCCCCTCTGGACCCTATGGTGGCCGTTGCAGCCTTGCCCGATGATGCAGAAATCTGCGGCTGTAACGGCGTTTGTAAGGGAACAATTCTCGCGGAAATTGGCGAGCAAAAGCTCAGCGATGTTGAGGACGTCAGAGCGCATACCAAAGCATCTGCGTCCTGCGGCTCTTGCACCGGGCTGGTAGAGCAGCTGCTGACTCTGTCGCTCGGTGATGCGTTTAACCCGACGGCCATTCCGTCCATGTGCGGCTGTACAGACCTCGGGCACGGTGATGTGCGTCGACTGATTGTTGCCAAGGAGCTCAAAACACTTGAGGACGTGATGCAGGAACTGGAGTGGAAGACTTCCTGTGGATGTGCGAAATGCCGTCCGGCGCTGAACTATTATCTGCTGGCAACCTGGCCCGGCGAGTATGTGGACGATGCGCAATCAAGGTTTGTGAATGAGCGTGTTCACGCAAACATCCAAAAAGACGGCACCTATTCGGTGGTGCCGCGCATGTGGGGTGGCATTACAAGTGCGGACGAACTTCGCGCGATTGCCGATGTCGCCGACAAGTTCTCTGTCCCAACCGTAAAGGTCACCGGGGGACAGCGCATTGACCTCCTCGGTATCAAAAAAGAAGACCTCCCTGAGGTTTGGTCGGACCTAAATCAGGCGGGTCTGGTTTCAGGTCACGCGTACGGCAAAGCGTTGCGTACCGTCAAAACCTGCGTTGGTACGGACTGGTGTCGCTTTGGAACGCAAGACTCAACTGGTTTCGGCATTCGGATTGAACGCTTCATGTGGGGGTCGTGGACTCCGGCCAAAGTGAAGATGGCGGTCTCAGGCTGTCCGCGAAACTGCTCGGAGGCTACCTGCAAGGATGTAGGCGTCATCTGTGTGGACTCCGGCTACGAGATTCATTTTGCCGGTGCTGCTGGCCTCGACATTAAAGGCACGGAGGTGCTTGGGCATGCTGCGACGGAAGATGACGCTCTAGAGATGATCGTTGCTGTGGTTCAGCTTTACCGAGAGCAGGGTTACTATCTGGAACGCATATACAAGTGGGCCCGGCGGGTTGGTGTGGAGACAATCCGAAAAGTGATTGTCGAAGACGCAGATCAACGGGCTGCACTGTTTGACCGTTTTGTATTCTCCCAGAAATTCTCGCAAACCGACCCTTGGGCTGAACGCGCGCAGGGCGCAGAGGCTCATGCCTTCCGGCCAATGGCGGATCTCACACTTGAGGCTGCCGAATGA
- the nirD gene encoding nitrite reductase small subunit NirD (Derived by automated computational analysis using gene prediction method: Protein Homology. GO_function: GO:0008942 - nitrite reductase [NAD(P)H] activity [Evidence IEA]; GO_function: GO:0051537 - 2 iron, 2 sulfur cluster binding [Evidence IEA]) → MSKTEKWVEIGKVSDVPVRGSRLIQVAGGAVAVFRTSDDSIFAIDDRCPHLGGPLSQGIVHDQRVTCPLHNLIIDLASGEGLGPDGGCVRTYPTDVQGDRILLDVSALKQKKVA, encoded by the coding sequence ATGAGCAAAACAGAAAAATGGGTCGAAATAGGAAAGGTGTCCGATGTGCCCGTCCGCGGGTCGCGCCTTATACAGGTGGCGGGCGGTGCGGTGGCGGTGTTTCGTACAAGCGATGATTCTATCTTTGCAATTGATGATCGCTGCCCGCATCTCGGCGGCCCGTTGTCTCAAGGTATTGTGCACGACCAGCGGGTGACCTGCCCGCTGCACAATCTGATCATTGACCTTGCAAGCGGTGAGGGGCTGGGGCCGGACGGAGGATGCGTGAGGACCTATCCGACCGACGTGCAAGGAGACCGGATACTGCTTGACGTCAGTGCACTCAAGCAAAAGAAGGTTGCCTGA
- the cobA gene encoding uroporphyrinogen-III C-methyltransferase (Derived by automated computational analysis using gene prediction method: Protein Homology. GO_function: GO:0004851 - uroporphyrin-III C-methyltransferase activity [Evidence IEA]; GO_process: GO:0019354 - siroheme biosynthetic process [Evidence IEA]): MKQVILVGAGPGDPELLTIKALRVLREADVILFDDLVSRQILEVIGPGPTAIGVGKRAGRPSWAQGDINELMIRLAREGRQVVRLKSGDPSVFGRSGEEIAALTAAGVGVTVVPGITTASALAASLNVSLTHRACAQSLRFVTAHGAKGTLPPDLDWSGLAHETTTLIVYMGGRTGGELAQKLIEHGRPGTTSVVVVKDVSRDTQKSVAGRLVDLDRLLVACDGNGPVTIAIGKVFEGLNVGNRGVDCEIAGNRIVAS; this comes from the coding sequence ATGAAGCAAGTCATTCTTGTGGGCGCTGGCCCGGGCGATCCCGAGCTTCTGACCATCAAAGCACTACGTGTTTTACGTGAAGCTGATGTCATCCTCTTTGATGATCTGGTTAGCCGCCAGATCCTTGAAGTGATCGGTCCGGGCCCTACTGCGATTGGCGTTGGCAAGCGGGCAGGACGGCCCAGCTGGGCCCAAGGGGATATTAACGAGCTGATGATCCGCTTGGCGCGAGAGGGTCGGCAGGTGGTGCGTTTGAAGTCTGGCGATCCGTCTGTATTTGGGCGTTCAGGCGAAGAGATTGCCGCTCTTACAGCAGCAGGTGTCGGCGTAACCGTGGTACCAGGCATAACAACCGCGTCGGCATTGGCGGCCAGTCTTAATGTATCCCTCACGCACCGTGCCTGCGCGCAGTCCTTGCGCTTCGTTACCGCGCATGGGGCGAAAGGCACACTGCCGCCGGATTTGGACTGGTCCGGCCTTGCGCATGAAACAACGACGCTGATTGTCTATATGGGGGGGCGGACCGGGGGTGAACTTGCGCAAAAGCTCATAGAGCATGGCCGGCCGGGGACAACGTCCGTCGTAGTCGTCAAAGACGTCTCTCGCGATACGCAAAAATCGGTAGCCGGGCGGTTAGTTGACTTGGATCGCCTACTGGTAGCGTGTGATGGCAACGGCCCCGTGACGATTGCCATAGGCAAAGTGTTCGAAGGGCTCAATGTTGGGAATAGAGGTGTAGATTGTGAGATTGCGGGAAACCGCATCGTTGCTTCCTAA
- a CDS encoding ABC transporter permease (Derived by automated computational analysis using gene prediction method: Protein Homology.), with the protein MLAQTKAITTMNLRNIVQRPGTSIVVVVGIAGVVAVLVGLLAMAKGFNAALTTTAAPDRAIVLGHGSRNEMNSWLTNEELNIMSQLEGLEMTSGEMYAVVDLTQRTSGEQAYVVGRGITPAAYTVRPELTLASGRFPQAGRAELLVGATAAREYLGLAVGDDVKLRDSIWRVVGHFDTGGTANDSEIWMDLSLAKSVFRRNGVSTMRVRLSDTNDMAAIQDRIARDPRLNISLVREDEFYASQAEARTSLIETFTYFIASIMAVGAIIAALNSMYVAVESRKVEIATLRALGFGQAPIISSVMAEALFLSAIGGVAGATLVYFAMNGYTTSTLNGASNTQIAFSFMVSPRLISLGLSCALMLGLIGGLAPAIHAARAPITTALLGK; encoded by the coding sequence ATGCTTGCTCAAACAAAGGCAATTACGACTATGAACCTGCGCAACATCGTGCAGCGGCCAGGGACAAGTATTGTCGTCGTGGTTGGCATTGCCGGTGTTGTTGCGGTCCTTGTCGGTCTGCTTGCAATGGCCAAAGGTTTCAATGCCGCGCTTACCACCACAGCAGCACCCGACCGAGCCATTGTGCTCGGGCACGGCAGTCGCAACGAAATGAATTCCTGGCTCACCAATGAAGAGCTCAACATCATGTCGCAACTAGAAGGTCTTGAGATGACGAGTGGTGAGATGTACGCCGTTGTCGACCTCACGCAACGCACCAGCGGCGAACAGGCTTACGTTGTTGGGCGTGGCATCACCCCTGCTGCCTACACCGTGCGGCCAGAGCTCACGCTGGCTTCTGGTCGTTTTCCGCAAGCTGGCCGTGCCGAATTATTGGTAGGTGCGACGGCGGCACGAGAATATCTCGGGCTTGCCGTCGGTGATGACGTCAAGCTGCGCGACAGTATCTGGCGGGTTGTTGGCCATTTCGATACGGGCGGCACGGCAAACGATTCCGAGATTTGGATGGATCTATCGCTTGCTAAGTCCGTATTCCGTCGCAATGGCGTCAGCACCATGCGGGTACGCCTCTCTGACACAAACGATATGGCCGCGATCCAGGACAGAATTGCGCGAGATCCACGTCTCAATATCTCTCTGGTAAGGGAGGACGAATTTTATGCATCTCAGGCAGAAGCACGGACCAGCCTGATAGAAACATTCACCTACTTCATCGCGAGCATCATGGCTGTCGGGGCGATCATCGCCGCACTCAACTCCATGTATGTCGCAGTTGAATCTCGCAAAGTAGAGATCGCCACGCTACGCGCGTTGGGGTTTGGGCAGGCACCCATCATTTCTTCAGTAATGGCGGAGGCACTCTTCCTTTCCGCTATTGGCGGAGTTGCTGGCGCCACCCTCGTCTATTTCGCGATGAACGGCTATACAACCTCAACGCTCAACGGTGCCTCTAACACGCAAATAGCATTTAGTTTCATGGTCTCGCCCAGGCTTATCAGCTTGGGACTCAGTTGCGCTTTGATGCTAGGGCTTATCGGCGGGCTGGCGCCAGCCATCCACGCAGCCCGTGCGCCAATCACGACGGCCCTTTTGGGGAAGTAG